A genomic window from Silene latifolia isolate original U9 population chromosome 11, ASM4854445v1, whole genome shotgun sequence includes:
- the LOC141613293 gene encoding uncharacterized protein LOC141613293, whose amino-acid sequence MTCNTNWPEIKRELARGEEAQNRPDIVARVFRAKLVALKKKIMEEQIFGEVAAFIYVVEFQKRGLPHAHFLIILKTPHKIINRADFDRFVCAEIPSVTNAELRASVLKHMMHGPCSKLDPECSCMHHKKTKGHCKYGYPKEFTTETTNNSDGYPEYRRRNNGEKATIRKQELDNRWVIPYNPYMMSLFDCHLNVEVCSTIQAVKYLYKYVYKGHDKISFNVTAADTPQVIDEIEHFQSGRWVSPCEAMWRIYGIDLYEMQPPVIPLQIHLPNMQSIQIRPHEDLENVISNEKRTRTPLTEWDTKDRTWFKRKTKLLVIGRLVFVAPAEGERYYLRLLLQHVRGPKSYVDLKTVYGVVCATFQEAALQLRLLEADNTVEMCLDEAIVVQMPFALRRLFATILIFCQPKDLGSLWEKYYSALSEDYMHQFPNNAHKIRELTYRSIEQILEAMGRSMKSFGLNHLSEQVDIEILRMRDIVDALEAPIPDDCIACIGGTSKTFLYNALYAEVHLMGKIVLPTATSGIAASNIPSGRTNHSRFKLPVDLDASLSCDVPKQGSLAALLREAALLI is encoded by the exons ATGACTTGTAACACTAACTGGCCAGAGATTAAGAGAGAGCTGGCCAGAGGCGAGGAGGCTCAAAATCGGCCAGATATAGTTGCTAGAGTCTTCAGGGCAAAACTTGTGGCCCTTAAAAAGAAAATCATGGAGGAACAAATTTTTGGAGAAGTTGCGGCATTCATTTACGTGGTTGAATTTCAAAAAAGAGGCCTGCCACATGCACATTTCCTCATCATTCTCAAAACTCCACATAAGATCATTAATCGAGCTGACTTTGACAGATTTGTCTGCGCTGAAATTCCGTCAGTTACAAATGCAGAATTACGGGCTTCAGTTCTTAAACACATGATGCATGGACCATGTAGCAAACTGGACCCTGAATGCTCATGTATGCACCACAAGAAAACAAAAGGCCATTGCAAATATGGGTACCCTAAGGAGTTTACCACAGAGACTACTAATAATTCGGACGGGTATCCAGAGTACAGACGCCGCAACAACGGTGAGAAAGCTACAATTCGCAAACAAGAGCTGGACAACCGCTGGGTTATACCTTACAACCCTTATATGATGAGTTTGTTTGACTGCCACTTAAATGTGGAAGTTTGCTCGACAATTCAAGCGGTAAAATATTTGTACAAATACGTTTACAAGGGCCATGACAAAATATCTTTCAACGTAACTGCCGCTGATACCCCCCAAGTAATTGACGAGATTGAACACTTCCAATCTGGCAGATGGGTCTCTCCGTGTGAGGCTATGTGGCGTATTTATGGAATTGATCTCTATGAAATGCAGCCACCAGTGATTCCGCTACAAATTCACCTGCCCAATATGCAGAGTATCCAAATTCGACCACATGAGGATTTGGAAAATGTCATTTCAAATGAGAAGAGAACAAGGACACCTCTGACTGA GTGGGATACTAAAGACAGAACTTGGTTCAAGAGGAAGACAAAATTACTTGTCATAGGAAGGCTGGTTTTTGTGGCTCCTGCTGAAGGTGAGCGCTATTATTTACGCCTTCTATTGCAACATGTGCGAGGCCCTAAGTCTTATGTGGACCTCAAAACTGTTTATGGAGTTGTTTGCGCGACTTTCCAGGAGGCTGCGCTGCAACTACGCTTACTAGAGGCCGATAACACAGTTGAGATGTGCTTGGATGAAGCAATAGTTGTACAGATGCCGTTCGCTCTCAGGCGCCTCTTTGCAACTATTCTGATTTTCTGCCAGCCCAAGGATCTTGGTAGTTTGTGGGAAAAATACTACTCGGCATTGTCTGAAGATTACATGCACCAATTCCCAAACAATGCTCATAAGATACGGGAATTAACATACCGTTCAATTGAACAAATATTAGAGGCAATGGGTCGATCTATGAAGTCGTTTGGGTTGAACCATCTATCAGAACAGGTGGACATTGAGATTCTACGTATGAGGGATATAGTAGATGCGTTGGAGGCTCCAATACCAGACGACTGCATAGCCTGTATAG GAGGCACTAGCAAAACATTCCTCTACAATGCTTTATATGCCGAAGTTCATTTGATGGGGAAAATTGTGCTGCCAACAGCAACTTCAGGGATAGCTGCATCAAATATACCATCAGGGAGGACAAACCATTCAAGATTTAAATTGCCAGTAGACCTAGATGCGTCCCTCTCATGTGACGTACCGAAACAAGGGAGTCTAGCAGCACTCTTGAGAGAGGCTGCGCTTCTAATTTAG